Proteins encoded in a region of the Saccharothrix ecbatanensis genome:
- a CDS encoding SAM-dependent methyltransferase, translating into MENNEAGGPDEIDLSRPSAARVYDYYLGGAHNFAVDREMAQQAIRMWPELPVIMQANRAFLRRAVRYCVAAGVRQFLDLGSGIPTAGNVHEVARVVEPDTRVVYVDRDPVAVTYSRSILGDDRRTTVVKADLREPDALLARPEVTSLLDFDQPIAVMMVAVLHFVPDSDDPASIIAGYRKALAPGSFLVVSHATDEGQPEKAEGHRELYQRTSTPMSMRGRKQVTALFEGFDVVDPGVVYLPLWRPESPDDVDEHPERFTGLAGVGRKP; encoded by the coding sequence ATGGAGAACAACGAGGCCGGGGGGCCGGACGAGATCGACCTGAGTCGACCGAGCGCCGCCCGGGTGTACGACTACTACCTCGGCGGGGCGCACAACTTCGCGGTCGACCGGGAGATGGCCCAGCAGGCCATCCGGATGTGGCCCGAGCTGCCGGTGATCATGCAGGCCAACCGGGCGTTCCTGCGCCGCGCCGTCCGCTACTGCGTCGCCGCGGGCGTCCGGCAGTTCCTCGACCTCGGTTCCGGCATCCCGACCGCGGGCAACGTGCACGAAGTGGCCAGGGTCGTCGAGCCGGACACGCGGGTCGTGTACGTGGACCGCGATCCGGTCGCGGTGACGTACAGCCGTTCGATCCTGGGTGACGACCGGCGGACCACCGTCGTGAAGGCCGACCTGCGCGAGCCGGACGCGCTCCTGGCCCGCCCGGAGGTCACGTCGCTGCTGGACTTCGACCAGCCGATCGCGGTCATGATGGTCGCGGTGCTGCACTTCGTGCCGGACTCGGACGACCCGGCGTCGATCATCGCCGGGTACCGGAAGGCGCTCGCGCCGGGGAGCTTCCTCGTCGTGTCGCACGCCACGGACGAGGGGCAGCCGGAGAAGGCCGAGGGGCACCGGGAGCTGTACCAGCGGACTTCGACGCCGATGTCGATGCGCGGCCGCAAGCAGGTCACCGCCCTGTTCGAAGGCTTCGACGTGGTCGACCCGGGCGTGGTGTACCTGCCGCTGTGGCGGCCCGAGTCGCCGGACGACGTGGACGAGCACCCCGAGCGGTTCACCGGCCTCGCCGGCGTCGGGCGCAAGCCCTGA
- a CDS encoding LacI family DNA-binding transcriptional regulator: MPDNRRVTVRDIAAETGVSIATVSRVLNDHANVAPRTRDLVLRAVERSKMRVTEPGRPRTVYVRCPYVLTDYFGLIVSSIAETLKRHGLRVLLDAGEASQHADALAGLPDEPGVDAAILILPPEDGDQLVALSQTDLPFVVVDPRTPPPPDIAAVSAAHFAGARALTGHLVGLGHRDIGVIAGPEEWLASDARLAGHRAALSQAGVLPMAHHLWHVEPTTEAGHRTAAELLDHPERPTAIVCFNDKLAVGTVQAARERGLRIPDDLSIAGFDDIDISRATDPPLTTVRQPLQEMGRIAVTQLMRMLDGHQPEALHIELATTLVVRKSTGPALKQ; the protein is encoded by the coding sequence ATGCCCGATAACCGGCGCGTCACGGTCCGCGACATCGCCGCGGAGACCGGTGTCTCGATCGCCACCGTCTCCCGCGTGCTCAACGACCACGCCAACGTGGCCCCGCGGACCCGTGATCTGGTGCTCCGGGCCGTGGAACGAAGCAAGATGCGCGTCACGGAGCCGGGTCGGCCGCGCACCGTCTACGTGCGCTGCCCCTACGTGCTCACCGACTACTTCGGCCTGATCGTGTCCTCGATCGCCGAGACGCTGAAGCGCCACGGCCTGCGCGTGCTGCTCGACGCGGGGGAGGCCTCCCAGCACGCCGACGCGCTCGCCGGCCTGCCCGACGAGCCCGGCGTCGACGCCGCGATCCTCATCCTCCCGCCGGAGGACGGCGACCAGCTCGTCGCCCTGTCCCAAACCGACCTGCCGTTCGTCGTGGTCGACCCGCGCACCCCGCCGCCGCCGGACATCGCCGCCGTCTCGGCCGCGCACTTCGCCGGCGCCCGCGCGTTGACCGGCCACCTGGTCGGCCTCGGTCACCGCGACATCGGTGTGATCGCCGGTCCCGAGGAGTGGCTGGCCAGCGACGCCCGCCTGGCCGGCCACCGCGCGGCGCTCTCCCAAGCCGGTGTCCTGCCGATGGCGCACCACCTCTGGCACGTCGAGCCCACCACGGAGGCCGGCCACCGCACCGCCGCCGAACTGCTCGACCACCCGGAACGGCCCACCGCGATCGTCTGCTTCAACGACAAGCTGGCCGTCGGCACGGTGCAGGCCGCCCGTGAACGCGGGCTGCGCATCCCCGACGACCTGTCCATCGCCGGGTTCGACGACATAGACATCAGCCGGGCGACCGACCCGCCGCTGACGACCGTGCGCCAGCCGTTGCAGGAGATGGGGCGCATCGCCGTCACCCAGCTCATGCGGATGCTCGACGGGCACCAGCCCGAAGCGCTCCACATCGAACTGGCCACCACGCTCGTGGTCCGCAAGTCCACCGGACCGGCCCTGAAGCAGTAG
- a CDS encoding hemolysin family protein has protein sequence MSTGWSLALSLGLLIANAFFVAAEFALISAKRHRLEQAAETSRAARAAVAGVRELSLMLAGAQLGITLCTLGLGALAKPAVADLLDPLLAATGLPAGVSYGIAFAISLVLVVFLHMVVGEMAPKSWAISHPERSALLLALPFRAFAHSVRWVLSGLNGVTNALLRSMKVQPQNELAQAHRPDDLRMLVRQSAEDGLIPEGQRRLLTRMLQLQNTTVAQVMIPVERTVTVSERTSARTIELRSRECGRSRFPVTDPQGRFVGLVHIREAVRATAAGADTTARDLMGTALTLPAAMPVAQAVTAMRADRAQLALVADDDRVVGIAALEDLLEELIGDFEDETDTPLPAI, from the coding sequence ATGAGCACCGGCTGGTCGTTGGCGCTGTCGTTGGGGTTGTTGATCGCCAACGCGTTCTTCGTCGCCGCCGAGTTCGCCCTCATCTCCGCCAAGCGGCACCGCTTGGAGCAGGCCGCCGAGACGAGTCGCGCGGCCCGTGCGGCCGTGGCCGGTGTGCGTGAGCTGTCGTTGATGCTCGCGGGCGCCCAACTCGGCATCACGCTGTGCACGCTGGGGCTCGGCGCGTTGGCCAAGCCCGCCGTCGCCGACCTGCTCGACCCGCTGCTGGCCGCGACCGGACTGCCCGCCGGTGTGTCCTACGGCATCGCGTTCGCGATCAGCCTGGTGCTGGTGGTGTTCCTGCACATGGTGGTGGGCGAGATGGCCCCGAAGTCGTGGGCGATCTCGCACCCGGAGCGTTCGGCGCTGTTGCTGGCGCTGCCGTTCCGGGCGTTCGCGCACTCGGTCCGCTGGGTCCTCAGTGGACTGAACGGGGTGACCAACGCGTTGCTGCGGTCGATGAAGGTACAGCCGCAGAACGAGTTGGCGCAGGCGCACCGGCCCGACGACCTGCGGATGCTGGTCCGGCAGTCCGCGGAGGACGGTCTGATCCCCGAAGGTCAGCGGCGACTGCTCACGCGGATGCTGCAACTCCAGAACACGACGGTGGCGCAGGTCATGATCCCCGTCGAGCGGACCGTGACGGTGTCCGAGCGGACCAGCGCGCGGACCATCGAGCTGCGCAGCCGTGAGTGCGGTCGTTCCCGCTTCCCGGTGACGGACCCGCAGGGGCGGTTCGTCGGGCTGGTCCACATCCGTGAAGCGGTTCGGGCCACCGCCGCGGGCGCCGACACCACCGCCCGCGACCTGATGGGCACGGCCCTGACGCTGCCCGCGGCCATGCCGGTGGCCCAGGCCGTCACCGCGATGCGAGCGGACCGCGCGCAGCTCGCCCTCGTGGCGGACGACGACCGGGTCGTGGGCATCGCCGCGTTGGAGGACCTGCTCGAAGAGCTGATCGGCGATTTCGAGGACGAGACCGACACCCCGTTGCCGGCGATCTGA
- a CDS encoding MBL fold metallo-hydrolase — protein MARVDHAVTRGTFSLDGQTFDVDNNVWVVGDDTECVVIDAPHDADAILRVVGGRKVKAILATHAHDDHVRVAPDLARATGAPVLLHPADRVVWDLTHPDVAPDGDLADGQVIEVAGITLHVLHTPGHAPGACCFHSPELGAVFTGDTLFHGGPGATGRSFSDYDTIVRSIATRLLTLPKDTVVHTGHGEDTTIGTEAPHLPEWLSQDV, from the coding sequence ATGGCCCGCGTCGACCACGCCGTCACGCGCGGCACGTTCAGCCTCGACGGGCAGACGTTCGACGTCGACAACAACGTCTGGGTGGTGGGTGACGACACCGAGTGCGTGGTGATCGACGCGCCGCACGACGCGGACGCGATCCTGCGGGTCGTCGGCGGTCGCAAGGTGAAGGCCATCCTCGCCACGCACGCCCACGACGACCACGTCCGCGTCGCCCCGGACCTGGCCCGAGCGACCGGCGCGCCGGTGCTGTTGCACCCCGCCGACCGCGTGGTCTGGGACCTCACCCACCCGGACGTCGCACCGGACGGCGACCTCGCCGACGGCCAGGTCATCGAGGTGGCGGGCATCACGCTGCACGTGCTGCACACCCCGGGCCACGCGCCGGGCGCGTGCTGCTTCCACTCCCCCGAACTGGGCGCCGTGTTCACCGGCGACACCTTGTTCCACGGCGGGCCGGGGGCGACCGGGCGGTCGTTCTCGGACTACGACACGATCGTCCGGTCCATCGCGACGAGGCTGCTCACCCTGCCGAAGGACACGGTCGTCCACACCGGGCACGGCGAGGACACCACCATCGGCACCGAGGCGCCGCACTTGCCCGAGTGGCTGAGCCAGGACGTCTGA
- a CDS encoding discoidin domain-containing protein, with translation MRTTVRRAATAALILGLAAVPAGQAADGHDPGPRARVWVTTVDRAELMAQRAPVTFGTGSSTHPTIVVDPDRAEQTVDGFGASITDSSASVLHGLAPAVRAETMRKLFDPVHGIGVSFLRQPVGSSDFTAAAEHYTYDDVPAGQTDFPLAHFSIAPDEAKVLPLLREAKRLNPALKVMGTPWSPPAWMKTTDSLVGGRLKDDPAVYDAYARYLVKFVQAYAAAGVPVDFLSVQNEPQNRTPDAYPGTDMPVAQQLKVIEALGPKLRTASPRTKILAYDHNWATHPNDIAATPPGTSPETDYPYQILNSPAARWVAGTAFHCYYGDPSAQTALHDAFPDKGIWFTECSGSRGLTDPPAKVFRDTLTWHARNVVLGTTRNHAKSVVNWNIALDSTGGPHNGGCGTCTGLVTVHPDGSVTTDAEYYTIGHLSKFVKPGAKRIASTSFGTTGWNGQIMDVAFRNPDGSTALVVHNENDDPRTFAVKVGERLFEYTLPGGALATFTWPRDHALRGKLDQVSLDGATATASPAGEGVGNLVDDDASTRWSSGQSQAAGQHVQLDLGSRKHFRRVAVDSGGNLGDYARNWELSISDDGTAWRPLASGVGVGQLTEVDVRRTAARYLRVTSTGAAGNWWSIADIRLYD, from the coding sequence ATGAGAACGACTGTTCGCCGCGCCGCGACCGCGGCCCTGATCCTCGGTCTCGCCGCCGTGCCGGCGGGGCAGGCCGCCGACGGTCACGATCCCGGCCCACGGGCGCGGGTCTGGGTGACGACCGTCGACCGGGCGGAGCTGATGGCGCAACGCGCGCCGGTCACATTCGGCACCGGCTCCTCCACGCACCCGACGATCGTCGTGGACCCGGATCGCGCCGAGCAGACCGTGGACGGCTTCGGCGCGTCGATCACCGACTCGTCGGCGAGCGTGCTGCACGGACTGGCGCCGGCGGTGCGCGCCGAGACCATGCGCAAGCTGTTCGACCCGGTGCACGGCATCGGCGTGAGCTTCCTGCGCCAGCCGGTGGGCTCGTCGGACTTCACCGCCGCCGCCGAGCACTACACCTACGACGACGTGCCGGCCGGGCAGACCGACTTCCCGTTGGCGCACTTCAGCATCGCCCCCGACGAGGCGAAGGTGCTGCCGCTGCTGCGCGAGGCCAAGCGGCTCAACCCGGCGTTGAAGGTCATGGGCACGCCGTGGAGCCCGCCCGCGTGGATGAAGACGACCGACTCGCTGGTCGGCGGCCGGTTGAAGGACGACCCGGCGGTCTACGACGCCTACGCCCGCTACCTGGTGAAGTTCGTCCAGGCCTATGCCGCCGCCGGCGTGCCGGTGGACTTCCTGTCCGTTCAGAACGAGCCGCAGAACCGCACCCCGGACGCCTACCCCGGCACGGACATGCCGGTGGCGCAGCAGCTGAAGGTGATCGAGGCGCTGGGTCCGAAGCTGCGGACCGCCAGCCCGCGCACGAAGATCCTGGCGTACGACCACAACTGGGCGACCCACCCCAACGACATCGCGGCCACCCCGCCCGGGACGAGCCCGGAGACCGACTACCCGTACCAGATCCTGAACAGCCCGGCCGCGCGCTGGGTGGCCGGCACCGCGTTCCACTGCTACTACGGTGACCCGAGCGCCCAGACTGCGCTGCACGACGCGTTCCCGGACAAGGGCATCTGGTTCACCGAGTGCTCGGGCTCGCGCGGCCTGACCGACCCGCCGGCGAAGGTTTTCCGCGACACGCTCACCTGGCACGCCCGCAACGTCGTCCTGGGCACGACCCGCAACCACGCCAAGTCGGTCGTGAACTGGAACATCGCGCTGGACAGCACCGGCGGCCCGCACAACGGCGGCTGCGGCACGTGCACCGGTCTGGTCACCGTCCACCCGGACGGCTCCGTGACCACGGACGCCGAGTACTACACCATCGGCCACCTGTCGAAGTTCGTGAAGCCGGGCGCGAAGCGGATCGCCAGCACGTCGTTCGGCACCACCGGCTGGAACGGCCAGATCATGGACGTGGCGTTCCGCAACCCCGACGGCTCGACCGCCCTGGTGGTGCACAACGAGAACGACGACCCGCGGACGTTCGCGGTGAAGGTCGGCGAGCGGCTCTTCGAGTACACCCTGCCCGGCGGCGCGCTGGCCACGTTCACCTGGCCGCGTGACCACGCGTTGCGCGGCAAGCTCGACCAGGTGTCGCTCGACGGCGCCACCGCCACCGCGTCGCCGGCCGGTGAAGGCGTCGGAAACCTGGTCGACGACGACGCCTCCACGCGGTGGAGCAGCGGACAGTCCCAGGCCGCGGGTCAGCACGTGCAGCTGGACCTCGGTTCACGCAAGCACTTCCGCCGGGTGGCCGTGGACAGCGGCGGCAACCTCGGCGACTACGCCCGGAACTGGGAGCTCTCGATCAGCGACGACGGCACGGCATGGCGACCACTGGCTTCCGGCGTGGGTGTCGGCCAGCTGACCGAGGTCGACGTGCGCCGGACCGCTGCGAGGTACCTGCGGGTCACGTCGACCGGTGCGGCGGGCAACTGGTGGAGCATCGCGGACATCCGCCTGTACGACTGA
- a CDS encoding S-(hydroxymethyl)mycothiol dehydrogenase, giving the protein MTQTVRGVVARGKGAPVEVTDIVVPDPGPGEAVVRVQACGVCHTDLHYREGGINDEFPFLLGHEAAGIVEQVGDGVTDVAPGDFVVLNWRAVCGTCRACLKGKPWYCFNTHNAAQPMTLADGTPLSPALGIGAFAEKTLVHAGQCTKVDPQASPAVAGLLGCGVMAGFGAAVNTGNVGRGDSVAVIGCGGVGSAAVAGARIAGATTIIAVDLDPRKLDWARGLGATHTVDASSEDAVARVQELTGGFGADVVIDAVGRPETWKQAFYARDLAGTVVLVGVPTPDMRIDMPLIDFFSRGGALKSSWYGDCLPSRDFPYMIDLYRQGRLDLDAFVTETIALDQVEDAFAKMHHGDVLRSVVIF; this is encoded by the coding sequence GTGACGCAGACGGTTCGTGGCGTGGTGGCCCGAGGCAAGGGCGCCCCGGTCGAGGTGACCGACATCGTGGTGCCGGACCCCGGCCCGGGTGAGGCGGTGGTGCGGGTGCAGGCGTGCGGCGTGTGCCACACCGACCTGCACTACCGGGAAGGCGGGATCAACGACGAGTTCCCGTTCCTGCTCGGCCACGAGGCCGCCGGGATCGTGGAGCAGGTCGGCGACGGCGTGACCGACGTCGCGCCGGGCGACTTCGTGGTGCTGAACTGGCGTGCGGTGTGCGGCACGTGCCGGGCGTGCCTGAAGGGCAAGCCCTGGTACTGCTTCAACACCCACAACGCCGCCCAGCCGATGACGCTGGCCGACGGGACGCCGCTGTCGCCGGCGCTGGGCATCGGGGCGTTCGCCGAGAAGACCCTCGTGCACGCCGGGCAGTGCACCAAGGTGGACCCGCAGGCGTCACCGGCGGTGGCCGGGCTGCTCGGCTGCGGCGTGATGGCCGGGTTCGGCGCGGCGGTCAACACCGGCAACGTCGGACGGGGTGACAGCGTCGCCGTCATCGGCTGCGGCGGCGTCGGCTCGGCGGCGGTGGCGGGCGCCCGGATCGCCGGGGCGACCACGATCATCGCGGTCGACCTCGACCCGCGGAAGCTGGACTGGGCGCGTGGACTCGGGGCGACGCACACCGTGGACGCGTCGTCGGAGGACGCGGTGGCGCGGGTGCAGGAGCTGACCGGCGGGTTCGGCGCGGACGTGGTGATCGACGCGGTGGGGCGGCCGGAGACGTGGAAGCAGGCGTTCTACGCCCGTGACCTGGCCGGCACGGTCGTGCTGGTCGGCGTGCCGACGCCGGACATGCGCATCGACATGCCGCTGATCGACTTCTTCTCCCGTGGCGGGGCGCTCAAGTCGTCCTGGTACGGCGACTGCCTGCCGTCCCGCGACTTCCCGTACATGATCGACCTCTACCGGCAGGGGCGGCTCGACCTGGACGCGTTCGTCACCGAGACCATCGCGCTCGACCAGGTCGAGGACGCGTTCGCCAAGATGCACCACGGCGACGTGCTGCGCTCGGTGGTGATCTTCTGA
- a CDS encoding hemolysin family protein, giving the protein MLILAGVLAIVALTVATGYFVAQEFAYMAVDRGRLRQLAEGGDKAAERAYRVTRKLSFMLSGAQFGITVTALLAGYVAEPLLGTGLADLLGLTGLSPAVAVSLSMVVALVFATVVQMVLGELLPKNFAIARPESLAKALSASTLAYLKVAGPVIRLFDAAANRLLRAVGIEPVEELPQGATPDDLRQIITDARGEGHLDAELSRLLDRGLGFRELAADQAMTPRVAVHAVRADEPTSRVVELLDTGHSRFPVFGDDLDDLRGVVGLAEVLTVDPERRADTPIGDIASPALVVPATLPLPAVLERLRTERRQLACVVDEFGGFAGVVSLEDLAEELVGEIRDEDDLDEAAIEPLGDGMWRVPGRMRVDEIAAATGVELPEHDSYDTVSGLVLSRLGRTARVDDRIEFDGVSVLVTAVARNVPSTVVLAFRVADREGVR; this is encoded by the coding sequence GTGTTGATCCTCGCCGGTGTGCTGGCGATCGTGGCCCTCACCGTGGCCACGGGGTATTTCGTGGCCCAGGAGTTCGCCTACATGGCGGTGGACCGGGGCCGGTTGCGGCAGCTGGCCGAGGGCGGCGACAAAGCCGCCGAGCGGGCTTACCGCGTCACCCGCAAGTTGTCCTTCATGCTCTCCGGCGCCCAGTTCGGCATCACCGTGACCGCTCTCCTCGCGGGTTACGTGGCCGAACCCCTGCTCGGCACCGGACTCGCCGACCTGCTCGGGCTGACGGGCCTGTCCCCGGCCGTGGCGGTGTCGCTGTCGATGGTCGTGGCGCTGGTGTTCGCCACGGTGGTGCAGATGGTGCTGGGCGAGCTGTTGCCCAAGAACTTCGCCATCGCCCGGCCGGAGTCGCTGGCCAAGGCGTTGAGCGCGTCCACGCTGGCCTACCTCAAGGTCGCCGGTCCGGTGATCCGCCTGTTCGACGCGGCGGCGAACCGGCTGCTGCGCGCGGTGGGCATCGAGCCGGTGGAGGAGCTGCCGCAGGGCGCCACGCCGGACGACCTGCGCCAGATCATCACCGACGCGCGCGGCGAGGGGCACCTGGACGCCGAGCTGTCCCGGTTGCTGGACCGCGGCCTGGGCTTCCGCGAACTGGCGGCCGACCAGGCCATGACCCCACGCGTGGCGGTGCACGCGGTGCGCGCCGACGAGCCCACCTCCCGGGTGGTGGAGCTGCTGGACACCGGCCACTCCCGCTTCCCCGTCTTCGGCGACGACCTGGACGACCTGCGTGGCGTGGTCGGGTTGGCCGAGGTGCTGACCGTGGACCCCGAGCGGCGCGCGGACACGCCGATCGGCGACATCGCCTCCCCGGCCCTGGTGGTGCCCGCGACGCTGCCGCTGCCGGCGGTGCTCGAACGGTTGCGCACCGAGCGCCGGCAGCTGGCGTGCGTGGTGGACGAGTTCGGCGGCTTCGCCGGGGTCGTCTCGCTGGAAGACCTCGCGGAGGAACTGGTCGGTGAGATCCGCGACGAGGACGACCTGGACGAGGCCGCGATCGAGCCGCTGGGCGACGGGATGTGGCGGGTGCCCGGTCGGATGCGGGTGGACGAGATCGCCGCCGCCACCGGCGTGGAGCTGCCCGAGCACGACAGCTACGACACAGTGTCCGGGCTGGTGCTGAGCCGGCTCGGGCGCACCGCCCGGGTGGACGACCGCATCGAGTTCGACGGCGTGTCGGTGCTGGTGACCGCGGTCGCGCGCAACGTGCCGTCGACCGTCGTGCTCGCCTTCCGCGTCGCCGACCGGGAGGGTGTCCGATGA
- a CDS encoding YbaB/EbfC family nucleoid-associated protein, translated as MDGQQRLQAMMRSFEEQAAKAGQLQEAMKDLRGVGRSRDGAVTVTAAPSGAVLGLQLSPAAMSRSHVALQQEILDAIRMATLNAAQQLDAAVAPILGDRLQEFKQGMAASGVQPIMPSAPPPPGMPPPGPPPPGMPPAGMPPSAPPVTGPITAPVSAPPPSGPPQPFQRPVNPPPNQAPGNRPPRPPVEDDDEPPSTFLT; from the coding sequence GTGGATGGTCAGCAGCGGTTGCAGGCGATGATGCGATCGTTCGAGGAACAGGCGGCCAAGGCCGGTCAGCTCCAGGAAGCGATGAAGGACCTGCGAGGGGTGGGGCGCAGCCGGGACGGAGCCGTCACGGTGACCGCCGCGCCGTCCGGCGCCGTGCTGGGGCTCCAGCTGTCGCCCGCCGCCATGTCCCGTTCGCACGTGGCGTTGCAGCAGGAGATCCTGGACGCGATCCGGATGGCCACGCTGAACGCCGCGCAGCAGCTCGACGCCGCGGTGGCGCCGATCCTGGGCGACCGGTTGCAGGAGTTCAAGCAGGGCATGGCGGCGTCCGGGGTGCAGCCGATCATGCCGTCGGCTCCGCCACCTCCTGGTATGCCGCCCCCGGGCCCGCCACCTCCCGGTATGCCACCTGCGGGTATGCCACCGTCCGCGCCGCCGGTGACGGGTCCGATAACCGCGCCGGTGAGCGCACCGCCGCCGTCGGGCCCGCCTCAGCCGTTCCAGCGGCCGGTGAACCCGCCGCCGAACCAGGCGCCGGGGAACCGTCCGCCGCGCCCGCCGGTCGAAGACGACGACGAACCACCGAGCACGTTCCTGACCTGA